In one Vidua chalybeata isolate OUT-0048 chromosome 4, bVidCha1 merged haplotype, whole genome shotgun sequence genomic region, the following are encoded:
- the SLC34A2 gene encoding sodium-dependent phosphate transport protein 2B, with protein sequence MAPWPEVEKPETNNYIGDSSKQNQNMAGKEGENHKGNVASLGNKGEIQPAFSTVALIDETRPEEEDPWALPELQDTGVKWSELDRKGKIIRVLYGIGKFIMLLGLLYMFVCSLDVLSSAFQLVGGKAAGDIFKDDSVLSNPVAGLVIGVLVTVMVQSSSTSSSIIVSMVSSTLLTVRAAIPIIMGANIGTSVTNTIVALMQAGDRNEFRRAFAGATIHDFFNWLAVFALLPIEVITGYLYHLTNVIVESFHLESGEDAPELLKVITDPFTKLIIELDKSVINAIATNDESAKNKSLVKIWCVTESNVTLQNVTIPPSENCTSPDFCWTEGNVTWTLKNITETDYISKCQHIFVNSDLPDLAIGLILLALSLLVLCSCLIMIVKLLNSVLKGQVASVIKNTINTDFPFPFTWLAGYLAMLAGAGMTFVVQSSSVFTSAITPLVGIGVISIERSYPLTLGANIGTTTTAILAALASPGSTLKYSLQIALCHFFFNVSGIILFYPIPYTRLPIRMSKTLGNITAQYRWFAIFYLLLCFFLLPLFVFALSLAGWAVLLGVCLPLFVLFIAVVVINVMQKRRPHSLPEKLQNWDFLPVWMHSLEPWDNILMSSLAFCGKHCCGFCKCCKVNAEQEGAKDKQLKTMEVYENTMAMADEERGGRRAPAVACVDKTGTNNTAL encoded by the exons ATGGCTCCCTGGCCAGAGGTAGAAAAGCCTGAAACCAATAACTATATTGGGGACTCTTCCaagcaaaaccagaacatggctgggaaagaaggagaaaatcaCAAAG GCAATGTGGCTTCACTTGGAAATAAAGGGGAAATTCAACCTGCATTTTCCACAGTAGCTTTGATAGATGAGACAAGGCCAGAAGAAGAAGACCCGTGGGCTCTGCCAGAATTGCAGGACACTGGGGTCAAGTGGTCAG AACTggatagaaaaggaaaaatcattcGTGTACTCTATGGGATAGGGAAGTTCATTATGCTACTTGGACTACTCTACATGTTCGTGTGTTCTCTGGATGTACTGAGTTCTGCATTTCAACTGGTAGGAG GTAAAGCAGCAGGGGACATATTTAAAGATGATTCAGTGCTCTCAAATCCTGTTGCGGGACTGGTGATTGGAGTTCTGGTGACTGTTATGGTCCAGAGTTCCAGCACTTCTTCATCCATTATAGTCAGCATGGTGTCCTCCACAT tGCTGACAGTTAGAGCAGCTATTCCTATTATCATGGGAGCAAACATTGGCACCTCAGTTACAAACACAATTGTGGCACTTATGCAAGCTGGGGACAGGAATGAATTTAGAAG GGCCTTTGCTGGGGCAACAATCCATGATTTCTTTAACTGGCTAGCTGTGTTTGCACTGTTACCCATTGAAGTCATTACCGGCTATCTCTACCATCTCACCAATGTTATAGTTGAGTCCTTTCATCTTGAAAGTGGTGAGGATGCTCCAGAGCTACTAAAAGTTATCACAGACCCCTTTACAAAGCTCATCATTGAG cTTGATAAATCAGTAATAAATGCAATTGCCACTAATGATGAATcagcaaaaaacaaaagcctGGTAAAGATCTGGTGTGTCACTGAAAGCAATGTG ACACTGCAGAATGTCACAATTCCACCTTCCGAAAACTGCACATCTCCTGACTTTTGCTGGACTGAGGGAAATGTGACATGGACCCTCAAGAATATAACTGAAACAGACTATATCAGTAAAT gccAACACATCTTTGTAAACTCAGACCTGCCTGATCTTGCCATCGGGCTCATCCTTCTGGCTTTGTCCCTGCTTGTTCTCTGCTCCTGTTTGATCATGATCGTTAAGCTATTAAACTCTGTGCTTAAAGGACAAGTGGCAAGTGTTATCAAGAACACAATCAACACTG attttccatttccttttacTTGGCTTGCTGGATACCTGGCTATGCTCGCAGGGGCTGGTATGACCTTCGTTGTCCAAAGCAGTTCTGTTTTCACATCTGCTATTACACCCCTTGTTG GCATTGGCGTTATAAGCATTGAGCGCTCTTACCCCCTCACCTTGGGAGCCAACATTGGCACAACCACAACAGCTATACTTGCAGCCTTAGCAAGTCCTGGGAgtacattaaaatattcattacaG attGCCTTGTGCCACTTTTTCTTCAATGTCTCTGGGATTATTCTGTTTTATCCGATACCTTACACACGCCTGCCAATCCGCATGAGCAAGACCTTGGGAAATATAACAGCCCAGTACAGATGGTTTGCTATATTTTATCTTCTCCTATGTTTCTTTCTGTTGCCTTTGTTTGTATTTGCTCTGTCACTGGCAGGCTGGGCAGTCCTTTTGGGTGTTTGCCTTCCcctgtttgttctttttattgCTGTGGTTGTAATTAATGTTATGCAGAAAAGGCGACCACATTCATTGCCTGAGAAGCTCCAAAACTGGGATTTCCTACCTGTCTGGATGCACTCCCTAGAGCCCTGGGACAATATACTTATGTCTTCACTTGCTTTTTGTGGGAAACATTGCTGTGGCTTCTGCAAGTGTTGCAAAGTCAATGCTGAACAGGAGGGTGCCAAAGACAAGCAGCTAAAAACTATGGAAGTTTATGAAAACACCATGGCAATGGCTGATGAAGAAAGAGGTGGAAGAAGGGCACCAGCTGTAGCTTGTGTTGACAAAACAGGCACAAACAACACAGCCTTATAG